Below is a genomic region from Raphanus sativus cultivar WK10039 chromosome 4, ASM80110v3, whole genome shotgun sequence.
AGGTGAAATTTTAACTCTTTATACAATcttttgaaacttcaaagaattGGTACCATTGAGCCCTTTGTTTCTTTTAGTTTATCTTAGTAGTTACTGCAAGTTCAATTGGAGAGGAGCTCTTCTACCGTGCTGCGTTTCAAGGTGCACTAGCTGATATATTCTTAAGAGGCACAAATCTCATCTCAGATTCTCGAGGAATGGTCGCTTTGGTATATGCTCTTTCTCATTTTCTTCTCACGTTTCTTAGACTCGTTATGACTTGATACTTTTGAAACTTGCAGACTGGAATCTTGCCTCCGTTTGTGCCGTTTGCTCAAGCATTTGCAGCCACTATCACTGCTGCTCTCACCGGTTCTCTCTATTACATGGCTGCTTCCCTAAAGGTATCTCACCACTTTTTAAAACCATATCTATGTTTCATAACCTCTTAATTAATTGTGTTCTATTTCTATTAGATCCGACTTATATTATGGCACCTGTCTTGAAAACTCGCTCTGCCCGTGATGAGCTGAAGAAGCTGTTTGCAGGTTCGTATAAGGCTATATACATAATGCTTTAGATATATCTTCTAAGATCAAATACTTAGAAAAGGATTCCTCTGTGTTACTTCTTCCTGCAGCGTGGTATGAGAGAAGACAAATGAAGAAAATCTACTCTCCTCTTCTCGAAGGGCTTTTGGGTCTATACCTTGGCTTTGAATGGATTCAGGTACTATTACTACCTTTTTGTTAACCCTATTCTTCTGACTTGTTGAAGTAATAATAATCATTGAAAACAATACTGCAGACAAACAATCTTCTTGCACCTATCATCACACATGGGATATACTCAGCTGTTGTATTGGGAAATGGTCTCTGGAAGCTTCACCATCACCAGCAACGACTGCGCCTAAGGGTACAGAAACTTGAAACTGAAGGTGACAGCAGCAGCAACTCAAGATAGAAGATAAAATAGCTAAATAAATATTAcccttttgtttttaaattttgtgaaTTGTCTTTTCTTTATTGAGCAACCATTGACATTGTACAAATAGATAGAAACTTAGAAAGCAAAGTGTATAGAACCATTAGCTAATAATAAGAGAGAAGCTTTTATTGCATTCATCTTCTTTAGTCTTGTTCAAGCTGAGAAATGATCTTAACGAAGACATCAAAGCCTTGGCACATGTCTGTAAGAAGGCAGTACTCGTTCTTTGCATGATATGTAGCCATCAGACCTGCACagtaaaaaaaagagatttaatTACCTAAACTAATCCAAAAACAGGAGAGAATCAGATAAAGGTGCTGTATATTATACATACCGTATCCTGAAGTTTGCACATCGAAACCTTCATCCTGTTAAACCCAAAACCATTTAGAAAGAAGTAAGTTGCGGAGAACAGTGAGAGAGATCAAGTCTTTAATCTACTGAGAGTACTAGTAATGGCTTTACCTTGAGGTCTCGGATTAGAGGCAGAGTACCGGTGATGGAGTAAGGCTTCACGTGCCCGACAACTTCTTCGGTTGCTTTGCATAGTACGTGAAAGCCGCGGGAATCAAGGTTACACGCAACTCCAGCTGATGCTTCATCAAAGCTTAACGTGAGCCTGCAGGAGACAAACAATTGAGACTTCTTTTTAAGATTTTGGGAAGGACAATAAAATGAGAGTGAGGAGGAAGGGAGGAAAAACCAAAACCTTCCACGTAAATTCTCTTCAGGCAAGACGTATTTCGAAACAGGACCACGGGTCGCGAGTTTCTCAATGTTAGTGTTTATGTCGTCAACATACTCTTGCAGCTTCTTCATCACTTCCTTCACGCTAGAGGAAACAAAGGATATTCATTGTTAAAAAAGTGTACCTAAATGCATAGAAGAAATGGCTATGGAGGAAGTGTGAAGAGAGACTTACTCATAGAAAGGAGTCAACCTGAAACCAAACATTACAAAAAAAGTAAGTAAAACAAACGATGAGACATCTTGGTTTTTACAGTATTCAAAACTTAGAAACATAACCTGACATCACCGGATACGGTACAGTCTCCAGGGATCTGGTTGATTCCGCCTCCTggatctgcaaaaaaaaaacagtttgagTTAGGAAGAAAGCATTTTTGTGTCATTAGTCATTACTAATATAAACATAATGCTTACAACTCCATTGTGTTGGCTTCATGGTGGAAGGCGTCGCAAAACCATAAACTTTCTCTTGTTCATGAGGAGGAAAGTCTCTGTAGAACCGGGACTGGATCTCCTTAAGCGCTTCCATTCCCAACTCCATCGCGTTAATAGCCTGAACATAGTCAGAAGAAACAGATTAACACCGAGCTTGTAGCTTTCATCAATACGAGCAAATCAACCATATACAATACCTTGTGAGCTAAACCGCTGTGGAAAAGCTTCCCGGTGACATGAAGCTTCCACGGAATCATACCGCCGGTTCCAATACACGGCTGCTTATCAGCCGTATCAATCCAAAACCTTCAAAAGAATaaacattaaagaaaaaaacagctTCCAACGTTTTGTCTGAAAGATTTAAAATAACAGAAACTAACAATGGTCCAGATTTGAGCTTGTCAAGAAGTTTGTCTTTAACCAACATGTCGACACCAACACCTGGAATAGAAGAGTTCTCTTCACTAGCGATGAAAACCGCCACCACCGATTGTTTCAAAACGGGTTTAGTTTCCCCGAGCCTCTTCATGAGCTCAGTCACAAGTGCAACGTGACCAAGACAATCTGTAGTCCCACGACCACGAAGCTTATCCCCATCTATGCTTAACGAGAAAGGATCAAACTCCTatcaacacaaacaaaaaaaaaacacgaaaaGGATCAAACTTTTCGAATCaatcaaaaccctaaagtttCGAACTTTCGCACGACTCATATCAGTTCCTTGGAAAGTAACCACGACCCATCATCAAGCTCTGCCCTAATTCAAATGGGTACCGATCAAAAACCCAAAGGATCAAACTTTCGAATCAATCCAACCCTAAAGTTTTGAACTTTCGCACGATTCTTATCAGTTCCTCGGAAAGTAACCACGACCCATCATCAAGCTCTGCCCTAATTCAAATGGGTACCGATCAAAAAAACGGAATCGATAAGAGAGATTTTACCCATTCATCGGGATTCGCGGTGACGACGTCCATGTGCATACCGACGAAAGAAACGATCTTTCCGGGGACGGATCCTGGGTACTCGACGATGAGGTTGCCTCTTCCCGAGTGATACGCCACGTGGTTGATCACGAGAGGACCGCCGCCGGATTCGGTGCTGTAAGGACGGAGAGAGTCGAGGACGTGGTTCACGATCCGATCCTCTTGCGGGATGAGCTCCGGCGGGTTGTTCTGGACGAACTTCGATTCGCCGATCAGTTTCGACAGAAGTGAGACGAAGGAGTCTTTGTTGAGAGTGCCTAGTGATGATTCGATCGTCGACGACGCCATTGTTGCACACCGGAGatgtgtgtttttctttttcttttagttaaGACTTGAGAATATGGCGAAGTCGTGTGTTTGTcgaatgttttattttataaagctTTTGTGGGTGGAGTGGAGTGTTACGTCTTGTAATGATGTGTTGCGTAAGTAGTTTAACTAATGATTCATACGgaagtgaataaataaataaattagcaTGTGTGGACAGCGAAAGGCGTGAAAGTTACTTCGGATTACAAAAGCATAGAAAGATGCGGTTGTTTCTTGTAAGGCGTCCGATTTCatgaagtgtttttttttttgccaaaaatttCATGAAGTGTTGTTTACACGGTTCTGTTGAATCAGAATTTGatattatctaaaaaatatcGATTGCGGATTTAAAAGAATCTCATGTTTGTTGAAGTTGAAGGTCGGCGATTAAGACATTAGAATAGACATGAAagttttgatattatttgaATCTTTTAAAATGTTGTTTACATACCTCTTAAAAAAAGTCAAGCGGTTTGTAGTTCATTTATAAGAATATGTAGTTTTTGTGAAATAATTAGGTCTTTCGGCTTTGTGTAAAATGTGAGAATGCCATTTTACTTTGATatgtctttttttatttatagatagttttaagttgagattttttttttttgtaatgagCTGTTAAAGTTTTGAGTAGACCAATTTTATTTTAGGAAGAGCTTCCATGAGATGGTGAAAACTTTAAGATAGACAGATTTAGTCACTACATACAACTCGCCGATACTTAGGTGTATTTAAAGACGATTTGTTCTGATGTTTCACCTATAGAGATATAAAAAAGAGACCATGTTGCAGTAGTCACAACGTTAGACGATCACAAGTAGAATTCCGATTAGGTGTAAGCATCAATTATCCAAGTCGGTTCATCTTCTATGCCATAAAACTGAAATTAGAGGAACAAAAAGTCTAACCTGGATCTAAAACCTTGCTTACGGACATTCACCAATTATCATCATTCCGATCGAAATCAGTTGATGAATAAAGGTGAAGCCCTAGCTGAGTTGGTTTGTTGACGACAAAGAGATGCAAAAGTTTTTGTTGAGAAAGCCAATCATCAGTCCAAAATATGgttcactacaaaaaaaacaatgaattgTATCACTTAAATTATATCACAAAAATAAGTGATACCATTTTGAATTACTTATTCATAACTGaagcaaatatttatagttttacaTCATTAATAGTAATTGAtgttatctaatctattaaaattgaagtacaaatagtacttaCACCAgagttttgcacaaaaattacaatgatATGCCACTGATTTAAACCAATGATTTAAACCATccatattaaattattttaatcgAACCATCTCAAACCATCACAATTTAGTTTACGTATTTAAACAATTATCATTAACCTTAGGGAAAATTTGGAGAAATGCACTCCAATAagaataaaatttgaaaactacaccattattattttttttttaaaaatacacttatatatatataaatttacttaattgcccatttttaatatttctctatttctaatatattgtttaaaattgatttttaaaaatgtttcacTACAGAATCTACCAattattcttttaatatatctatacaatatatttctcatatctttttaataatatcttaaattatttgattgttttgaaaaattattaaacgAGAACACAGAGCTAAAGCTCCGGCTACAAGCAATGGAGCAACAAGCTCACCTTCGTAATGGTAATAACCAATGTCTAATCCTTTCTATGCATTTTGATGTTTGTGATCTTAATAtcttgcttttgttttttttttcttgttagcTTTAAACGAAGCATTGAGGAAAGAAGTGGAGAGGATGAAGATGGAAACGGGAGAGATCTCTAGTAACTCAGATTCTTACTGGGAATGCAGCAGGTTCAGTATTCTCCTTCAACGTTCATGGCGATACCACCGTATCATCATGGCTCGATCAATAACGGCCAAGatatgatgcagcagatgcgAGGGTTCAATCAAAGCCGTCCGATGGAGATGTCGAATTCTCAGAGTGTGTCGGAGTTTCTGCAGAATGGACAGGTGCAAGGGCTAGAGATAAGTAGCAATAATAGCTTGAGCTTGGTTAAATCTGAAGACCTTTGCTCTCTGCTAGTGAGACCCTCTGcgtattgacaaaaaaaaaagagaatacaGGGGGTGAGAATTACAGCTGTTATAGGCTTTTGAATTCATTTGATTTTGATTCACTTTCGATTATTTATcaattctttttcttatttatttggAGTTAGAAATACCAAGAAAGGACGTATAAAGATTTGTGTTGGTTTGATGTTGTTAAGTTTGTCACTGTGATTTGTATTGCTTTGTTACTTCCATTGTTTTTTGTTAAGTTGGTTACGGAGATtcttaataaatttgttttccCCTTTGAAAACAATGTTGTTTGTTTACTccaatttctataatttttatgCATGCCTTGAATTAATTATTGAAATCTCTAATTTGGGTAAAAATGTCAATTCACAATTAAGAAagtgtatatttcaaaattcaaaatagaaaatatatttatcaaaatcaaaCTGTTATTGGAGTAATTTACAAATTATCCCTTAACCTTAACTTatcataactttttataaaatttgaaaaatctaTACATATCCAATCTGTGGTTCATGCCGTAGACTGCTGTATTTCACTGTTCGAATCGGACTACATCCATGGAGGAGTGATGATAATCACCCAATAAATCGAAGAtgaacaaaattcaaaattttcatgatttttatgttaaaaatcgCATATATATCTTAGATTTGATGTATCCCATTAAAAATTACAAGAACAATGAAAAAATTCTGTGAAATCAAggatttaattttaaaaacggCTGGAGGTTGCAGGCAAATCTTAGTGGGAGGTTGAAGACAAGGCTAATTTcataatttcattatttaacctaattttttaaaaaattgtaaaccaGCGCCTACTGATCCTCGAACCCGGGTTTGAGCGTTTTATTAAAAGGCTCTAAACACTAGGCTATGTCACAACACTAATATATGAGCAAATAacaaaaatgtatacatatgcAATTAACCGATTCGACGTCCAACGGCATGTGTCTATGGATTCGACGTCCAACAGCATGTGTTACGTTTGTGGATTTCTCCAACGTTGCGTATATGTATGTTACccctaaaaaataaaattatcaaatattcaGTTAGCTAAAATTCAACTTGAGAACATCTTATTGTCCTcggattaaaatattttcatgttgTTCACTTACCATCATCTTCCAAGAAGTCTTTatcatattaataatttaaaatttttaactcagaaaattatatgattttttgtttgtatagaTTAAAGTATGACCAAtcataagaaagaaaaatatggtTTGTTAAAGTACACACTTTTATATGATATTTCTAGGTATGCAATTAACAAACTATAAAtcatatacaaatttttttaataacaatctTTAATCAATAATTTTTCATAGTATCTTCTACGCGATTCACcattattttgaatttctttatggatattttttttgatagatTCGATTTAATTGCACATACTAGGAATATCCAAGCATATGTACATGATTAGAGGTCTTATGACatgaattttagttttagactttgagaaaattaaaatatatatgaattttaaacgGGTTATCTGAACATGAATCAAGCATAGAAGGGTCTGAACTAAACCTCGACCAAATTTATAAATTCATTAATATGGTtgaaatcttgaaactcaaaaGTTCTAAATCCGTATAGATCCAAACCGAATCTAAATGGGTACCTGAATCCAAATGAATATATGAATCTAAATGGAAACCAacatcatataaatatatttgaaaaaataactaattatatttgatttataaaaaagaacaaaaacccgcgcgggcgcgcgggtcaaaatctagttattaattaatttaatatcaGTTCAATAGAAGTGATgtcatttcttttaatttgtatcacttaaacaaaaatgatacaattatataaatttacatcAATTACACAATTGATGcatttattattttggttaatatCACTTATTAAACTGATGTATGATTTAcatcaataaaataattgatgctaataaaaattatatatcgaTATTTTTTCTAACATcagtttaataaaaatgatgTTGTTTTTAATCTTAATTTGCATTGGTTGAAATATATGA
It encodes:
- the LOC108854725 gene encoding acetylornithine deacetylase, with the translated sequence MASSTIESSLGTLNKDSFVSLLSKLIGESKFVQNNPPELIPQEDRIVNHVLDSLRPYSTESGGGPLVINHVAYHSGRGNLIVEYPGSVPGKIVSFVGMHMDVVTANPDEWEFDPFSLSIDGDKLRGRGTTDCLGHVALVTELMKRLGETKPVLKQSVVAVFIASEENSSIPGVGVDMLVKDKLLDKLKSGPLFWIDTADKQPCIGTGGMIPWKLHVTGKLFHSGLAHKAINAMELGMEALKEIQSRFYRDFPPHEQEKVYGFATPSTMKPTQWSYPGGGINQIPGDCTVSGDVRLTPFYDVKEVMKKLQEYVDDINTNIEKLATRGPVSKYVLPEENLRGRLTLSFDEASAGVACNLDSRGFHVLCKATEEVVGHVKPYSITGTLPLIRDLKDEGFDVQTSGYGLMATYHAKNEYCLLTDMCQGFDVFVKIISQLEQD